A stretch of Candidatus Margulisiibacteriota bacterium DNA encodes these proteins:
- a CDS encoding 50S ribosomal protein L31, with the protein MKKDIHPKYKTLTATCVCGASHETGSTLETVRVDICSKCHPFFTGEQRIVDTEGRVEKFNKKYANIK; encoded by the coding sequence ATGAAAAAAGATATACATCCAAAATACAAAACGTTAACCGCAACATGTGTATGTGGTGCATCACATGAAACTGGATCAACACTTGAGACAGTTCGTGTTGATATCTGCTCAAAATGTCATCCGTTTTTTACTGGAGAGCAGAGAATTGTTGATACTGAAGGCCGTGTAGAGAAGTTCAATAAGAAATACGCAAATATAAAATAA
- a CDS encoding DUF1385 domain-containing protein has product MSDLKDLAVGGQAVIEGVMMRGENIIATAIRNTQNKIVIEKRQYQSLSKRYKFLNLPVLRGFINLLEMLYLGFNILMYSAEVALGGSTEKKTSKWELTFSAAFSIGISVAMFIVLPAFIFDHLKSMVSNTLLLNVIEGVIRFSLFFSFLIFTMFFDDMKRVYQYHGAEHKVIHAYESGQGLDMDNIKKRTTLHPRCGTSFILVVMIISIIVFTFLGRPDFFHRVAYKIMLMPIISGIAYEIIKLNKKYDIFFLHWLVFPGLMLQKITTREPDEKQIEVALAALKEVI; this is encoded by the coding sequence ATGAGCGATTTGAAAGATCTCGCAGTTGGTGGACAGGCTGTTATTGAAGGTGTCATGATGCGTGGCGAAAATATTATTGCTACTGCAATCAGAAATACTCAAAATAAAATTGTTATTGAGAAAAGGCAGTATCAATCACTATCAAAACGATATAAGTTTTTGAATCTACCGGTATTGCGCGGCTTTATTAATTTATTGGAAATGCTCTATTTAGGATTTAATATCTTGATGTATTCAGCCGAGGTAGCATTGGGTGGATCGACTGAAAAGAAAACAAGTAAATGGGAGTTAACTTTTTCCGCCGCATTTAGTATTGGGATATCTGTTGCTATGTTTATTGTTCTTCCTGCATTTATTTTCGATCACCTGAAATCAATGGTTTCGAACACCTTACTATTGAATGTAATCGAAGGAGTTATTCGGTTTTCTTTGTTTTTTTCCTTTTTGATATTTACTATGTTTTTTGATGATATGAAACGTGTGTATCAATATCATGGCGCGGAACATAAGGTTATTCATGCTTATGAATCCGGTCAGGGACTAGATATGGACAATATTAAAAAACGTACGACACTTCATCCTCGATGTGGAACCAGTTTTATTTTGGTTGTGATGATAATTAGTATCATTGTTTTTACTTTTTTAGGGAGACCTGATTTTTTTCATCGTGTAGCCTATAAAATAATGTTGATGCCAATTATCTCTGGTATAGCATACGAGATAATTAAGCTAAATAAAAAATACGATATTTTCTTTTTGCACTGGCTAGTATTCCCGGGTCTGATGTTACAAAAAATAACTACCAGAGAACCTGATGAAAAGCAAATTGAAGTTGCTCTTGCAGCGTTAAAAGAAGTAATCTAA
- a CDS encoding FAD-dependent thymidylate synthase gives MNIEIVSATPNPLEVIYKSCRTCYSAVGPIRLKEKSIDEMISLIDGTIKSGHHSVLEHVSMTFAIEGVSRALTHQLVRHRLASFSQQSQRYVNYCKGKETTDVDFIVPKTIKKNTEALNEYQLLIEEIKRAYKKLIDIGIPAEDARYILPNATETKLIMTMNFRELFTVSSIRLCFRAQWEIVELFGKIKKEVFKIDEYLASKLQPKCQNLGYCNEDKSCGKYTFGSKG, from the coding sequence ATGAATATTGAGATAGTATCTGCTACTCCTAATCCGTTAGAAGTTATTTATAAATCATGCCGTACTTGTTATAGTGCAGTGGGGCCGATAAGGTTAAAAGAAAAAAGTATTGACGAAATGATAAGCCTGATTGATGGAACAATTAAATCAGGCCATCACTCTGTACTTGAACATGTATCAATGACTTTTGCCATTGAAGGAGTGTCTAGAGCATTAACTCATCAGTTAGTAAGGCATAGACTAGCATCTTTTTCCCAACAAAGCCAACGCTATGTTAATTATTGTAAGGGAAAAGAGACGACGGATGTCGATTTTATCGTACCCAAAACTATCAAGAAAAACACTGAAGCTCTTAATGAGTATCAACTTCTCATAGAAGAGATTAAACGAGCCTATAAGAAGTTAATTGACATTGGGATTCCAGCTGAAGATGCTCGGTACATTCTTCCTAACGCTACAGAAACGAAACTTATAATGACAATGAATTTCAGAGAGCTTTTTACTGTTTCTTCGATCCGGCTGTGTTTTAGGGCGCAATGGGAAATAGTTGAATTGTTTGGAAAGATTAAAAAAGAAGTTTTTAAGATAGATGAATATTTGGCTTCAAAGTTGCAGCCCAAATGCCAAAATTTAGGTTATTGCAATGAAGACAAGTCCTGCGGTAAATATACGTTCGGCAGTAAGGGGTAA
- the prfA gene encoding peptide chain release factor 1 — protein sequence MFRKLEDIEIKYDEIERLLGSPDVLSDQKKYAEYSKQYSDLKETIVKYREYKTIKKQMDEASEILTESNDRDMIELAQEEFQTSKEHLEKIQDELKLLLLPRDPNDNKNAYLEIRSGTGGEEASLFTRDLLNMYSRYIEKKGWQVELIEQTESDMGGLSKVILLVKGDSVYGKLKYESGTHRVQRVPETEASGRIHTSAVTVAVLPEVEDVDIQINPNDLRIDTYRASGAGGQHINKTDSAVRVTHIPTGVAVACQDGRSQHQNKDKAMHLLKAKIFESQVEQQNKEISSTRKLLVGSGDRSEKIRTYNFPQGRVTDHRIGLTLYKLNDILTGDIDEIIEALLAVDRLEKMKTE from the coding sequence ATGTTTAGAAAATTAGAAGATATTGAAATCAAATATGATGAAATTGAGCGTTTGCTGGGTTCACCTGATGTATTAAGTGACCAGAAGAAGTACGCAGAATACTCTAAACAATATTCAGACTTGAAAGAGACTATTGTAAAATATAGAGAGTACAAAACAATAAAAAAACAGATGGACGAAGCCTCCGAGATATTAACTGAGTCAAATGATCGAGATATGATTGAGCTGGCTCAAGAAGAGTTTCAGACTTCGAAGGAACACTTGGAAAAAATTCAAGATGAGTTAAAACTATTATTACTGCCTCGCGATCCTAATGATAATAAAAATGCTTACCTTGAAATTAGGAGTGGGACAGGTGGAGAAGAAGCTTCTCTTTTTACACGCGATCTCTTGAATATGTATTCTCGTTACATAGAGAAAAAGGGTTGGCAGGTTGAACTAATTGAGCAGACAGAATCCGACATGGGGGGATTGAGTAAAGTAATTCTCCTTGTTAAAGGCGACTCTGTTTATGGGAAGTTAAAATATGAAAGCGGTACTCATCGAGTGCAAAGGGTTCCGGAAACAGAAGCGAGTGGTAGGATACATACGTCAGCAGTTACCGTTGCAGTATTGCCGGAAGTGGAAGATGTGGATATCCAGATCAATCCGAATGATTTGAGAATTGATACCTATCGTGCTTCAGGAGCAGGAGGTCAGCATATTAATAAAACTGATTCAGCAGTGAGAGTTACACATATTCCAACCGGCGTAGCTGTCGCATGTCAGGACGGAAGGAGTCAGCACCAAAACAAAGATAAAGCAATGCATCTCTTAAAAGCCAAAATCTTTGAATCTCAAGTGGAACAGCAGAATAAAGAGATATCTTCAACTAGAAAATTGCTTGTTGGATCTGGCGATAGAAGTGAGAAGATTAGGACCTATAATTTCCCGCAGGGAAGGGTTACAGATCATCGTATCGGTTTAACATTGTATAAACTTAATGATATTTTAACCGGTGATATTGATGAAATCATCGAGGCATTGCTCGCTGTTGATCGACTTGAAAAAATGAAGACTGAATAA